In Triticum aestivum cultivar Chinese Spring chromosome 5B, IWGSC CS RefSeq v2.1, whole genome shotgun sequence, the following proteins share a genomic window:
- the LOC123110905 gene encoding quinolinate synthase, chloroplastic translates to MDTSTLAAVASFVALSTKPRLLPPLIPSRSLPRTRGSLAVCCSHSHASPPPSPLPCTASDEEEVAPPHLRLCRLAEEFGALPDADRARRLLAYAAALPPLPQADRVAANRVMGCVAQVWLLGSCDRSGRMRFAADSDSELSRGYCSCLVSALDGAGPEEVLDVDPADLAPLGVAAGARSRVNTWYNVLVGMQKRARAAIAAREGRRRGEPFPSLVIGRDGAVRAQGSYAEAKAKFLSPDQSKISELVNALREKQIGIVAHFYMDPEVQGILTAAKRQWPHIHISDSLVMADSAVQMAEAGCKYIAVLGVDFMSENVRAILDQAGFTQVGVYRMSSEQIGCSLADAASSSAYTHFLKTASRSPPSLHVIYINTSLETKARTHELVPTITCTSSNVVATILQAFAEIPDLNVWYGPDSYMGANIADLFKRMTIMSDEEITEIHPDHNRKTISSLLQRLHYYQNGNCIVHDMFGHEVVEKIKEEYCDAFLTAHFEVPGEMFSLSMEAKTRGMGVVGSTQNILDFIKYHLKQTLDRNVDDHLQFVLGTESGMITSIVAAVRQLFDSYESSKEGASIEVEIVFPVSSDAISKTSIDDSHHFGSSVANDLEQISIVPGVFSGEGCSIHGGCASCPYMKMNSLESLFKICQQLPGEDNSLSVYQASRLNAKTSLGKLVAEVGCEPILHMRHFQATKRLPDKLVHQIIHGNGGEPL, encoded by the exons ATGgacacctccaccctcgccgccgtcgcTTCCTTCGTCGCCTTGTCCACGAAGCCCCGCCTCCTCCCGCCACTCATCCCCTCTCGCAGCCTTCCACGCACCCGCGGCTCCCTTGCCGTCTGCTGCTCTCACTCCCACGCCTCTCCTCCGCCCTCGCCCCTCCCGTGCACTGCGTCCGATGAGGAGGAGGTCGCTCCTCCGCACCTCCGCCTCTGCCGGCTCGCCGAGGAGTTCGGCGCTCTCCCGGACGCCGACCGCGCGCGCCGCCTGCTCGCTTACGCGGCCGCGCTCCCGCCGCTGCCCCAGGCGGACCGCGTCGCGGCCAACCGCGTCATGGGGTGCGTCGCGCAGGTCTGGCTCCTGGGCAGCTGCGATCGCTCGGGACGCATGCGGTTCGCGGCCGACTCCGACTCCGAGCTCTCGCGCGGGTATTGTTCCTGCCTCGTCTCCGCGCTCGACGGCGCGGGCCCCGAGGAGGTGCTCGACGTGGACCCCGCCGATCTCGCGCCGCTCGGTGTGGCCGCGGGGGCGCGGTCCCGGGTCAATACGTGGTACAACGTGCTCGTCGGCATGCAGAAGCGGGCACGGGCAGCCATTGCGGCGCGCGAGGGCAGGCGTCGTGGGGAACCGTTCCCGTCGCTCGTGATCGGCCGGGACGGCGCCGTCCGCGCGCAAGGAAGCTACGCCGAGGCCAAG GCGAAGTTTTTATCTCCTGACCAGTCCAAGATTTCCGAGCTTGTGAATGCCCTCAGAGAGAAACAAATTGGGATTGTGGCCCATTTCTACATGGATCCTGAGGTGCAAGGCATACTAACTGCTGCAAAGAGGCAATGGCCCCACATTCACATATCCGACTCATTGGTAATGGCAGATAGTGCTGTTCAGATGGCTGAAGCAGGATGCAAATATATCGCTGTGCTAGGTGTTGACTTCATGTCAGAAAATGTCCGTGCAATACTTGATCAAGCAGGATTTACTCAG GTTGGTGTTTATAGAATGTCCAGCGAGCAAATTGGTTGTTCCTTGGCAGATGCTGCTTCAAGTTCTGCTTATACACATTTTCTTAAGACGGCATCAAGATCTCCTCCTTCTTTACATGTCATTTATATCAATACCTCACTGGAAACAAAAGCTCGTACTCATGAACTTGTTCCTACGATAACCTGTACCTCTTCCAATGTTGTTGCAACTATACTACAG GCATTTGCTGAAATACCAGATCTTAATGTCTGGTATGGTCCTGATTCCTATATGGGTGCGAACATAGCAGACCTATTTAAGAGAATGACTATCATGTCAGATGAAGAGATTACAGAGATACATCCAGATCACAACAGGAAAACTATAAGTTCATTATTACAACGTCTTCATTACTATCAG aATGGTAACTGTATTGTGCATGATATGTTTGGCCATGAAGTTGTGGAGAAAATAAAGGAGGAATACTGTGATGCATTTCTAACTGCACACTTTGAAGTCCCAGGAGAAATGTTCTCTTTGTCGATGGAAGCAAAGACGAGGGGAATGGGAGTAGTTGGATCCACTCAGAATATCTTAGATTTCATTAAATACCATTTGAAGCAGACTCTGGATCGGAATGTTGATGATCATCTTCAGTTTGTATTGGGAACAGAATCAGGAATGATCACTTCGATTGTTGCTGCTGTCCGGCAATTATTTGACTCCTATGAATCTTCCAAAGAAGGTGCTAGCATTGAAGTAGAAATTGTGTTCCCTGTTTCGTCAGACGCAATTTCTAAGACATCTATTGATGATTCCCATCATTTTGGCTCTTCAGTAGCGAATGATTTAGAACAGATTAGTATCGTGCCTGGTGTGTTTTCTGGTGAAGGGTGCTCTATCCATGGTGGCTGTGCGTCATGCCCTTACATGAAG ATGAATTCTCTCGAGTCGCTATTTAAAATCTGCCAGCAGCTTCCTGGTGAAGACAACAGTTTATCTGTTTATCAGGCTAGTCGATTGAATGCTAAGACTTCCCTTGGGAAATTGGTTGCGGAGGTTGGGTGTGAGCCAATTTTGCATATGAGGCATTTCCAG GCGACAAAGAGATTACCAGACAAGCTCGTTCACCAGATTATCCATGGTAACGGAGGGGAACCTTTATGA